One window of Dehalococcoidia bacterium genomic DNA carries:
- a CDS encoding NADH-quinone oxidoreductase subunit L — protein MIPDSAVWLIIFLPVMAFLLNGLIMRPLAKEKHARYSGYITIACIAGSLGLSIWTVASVASEGTQEFPKQINTHWLSIGQNFDVEIGLLVDKLSAIMVLVVSICSLMIQIYSQGYMKGDHGYMRFFTWMPLFTAAMLGVALSGNLLFTFVCWELVGLCSYLLIGFWYHRPSAATAAKKAFIVTRLADIGLVLALVGIYHGMNDTAVSMGYNVFNIQHLPEVAHAAIIGGFLTTGAFTWILLGIFAGAAGKSGQFPLHVWLPDAMEGPTPVSALIHSSTMVCAGVYLIARVFPLFAMPDGETAALVVAGIGGFTAIFSATMGMVMYDIKRVLAYSTVSQLGYMMLGLGTVAYGAANAHDPAEAAHLMEIGFAIGMFHLFTHAFFKSMLFLASGSVNHATGTFDMRLMGGLRRHQPWTFAVFLVGSLALAGIWPLAGFWSKDGILFYAWENTPWFFWFAMITVFMTAFYMFRAVFMTFYGEFRGGDPLGLPHSEKAGEGAHHEVHPHESPAVMVWPMVVLCVLAIGSGWTVGSLSAVEFLGGEWHGFFAPFTQFEFDAEHALPLLGLIVALSGIFTAYTIYSAQWISNEAIGRLFKPVRTLWYRKYYIDELYEDVLVRGVLMKGVFGALAWFDTIVVDGIVNGAAALGRSFGGLARKLETGRLQEYGIAMGFGLVVIMAVILIGFHW, from the coding sequence ATGATACCTGATAGCGCCGTCTGGTTAATCATTTTCTTGCCGGTCATGGCGTTTCTGCTCAACGGCCTGATAATGAGGCCGCTGGCGAAGGAGAAGCACGCCCGATATTCCGGCTATATCACTATCGCTTGTATCGCCGGATCGCTGGGACTTTCCATCTGGACAGTTGCCTCGGTGGCCAGCGAAGGCACCCAGGAATTCCCCAAACAGATCAATACCCACTGGCTCTCCATCGGGCAGAATTTCGATGTCGAGATCGGTTTGCTGGTGGATAAACTCTCGGCCATCATGGTGCTGGTGGTCAGTATCTGCAGCCTGATGATCCAGATCTATTCGCAGGGGTACATGAAGGGCGATCACGGTTACATGCGCTTTTTCACCTGGATGCCGCTCTTTACCGCTGCCATGCTGGGGGTAGCGCTATCCGGGAACTTGCTGTTCACCTTTGTTTGCTGGGAGCTGGTGGGACTGTGCTCTTACCTCTTGATTGGATTCTGGTATCACCGTCCTTCCGCCGCGACTGCTGCCAAGAAGGCCTTTATCGTCACGCGGCTGGCCGATATCGGGCTGGTTCTGGCGCTGGTAGGGATCTACCACGGAATGAATGACACCGCTGTCAGCATGGGATACAACGTGTTCAATATCCAGCACCTTCCCGAGGTGGCCCATGCAGCGATCATCGGCGGCTTCCTGACCACGGGCGCATTTACCTGGATTCTGCTGGGCATCTTCGCCGGAGCCGCAGGCAAATCCGGCCAGTTCCCGCTCCACGTGTGGTTGCCCGACGCCATGGAAGGCCCAACGCCGGTCAGCGCCTTAATCCATTCCTCGACGATGGTCTGTGCCGGCGTGTATCTGATCGCGCGGGTATTTCCTCTCTTTGCCATGCCCGATGGGGAGACCGCAGCGCTGGTGGTTGCTGGCATTGGCGGATTCACCGCGATCTTCTCTGCCACGATGGGCATGGTGATGTACGATATCAAGCGAGTGCTGGCCTATTCCACCGTGAGTCAACTGGGATACATGATGTTGGGATTGGGAACAGTAGCTTATGGCGCGGCCAACGCTCATGATCCCGCAGAAGCCGCTCATCTGATGGAGATCGGTTTTGCCATCGGCATGTTCCACCTGTTTACGCACGCCTTCTTCAAGTCGATGCTGTTCCTTGCCTCGGGAAGCGTGAATCACGCCACCGGAACATTCGACATGCGCTTGATGGGCGGCTTGCGCCGGCATCAGCCCTGGACCTTCGCGGTCTTTCTGGTCGGGTCGCTGGCTCTGGCCGGCATCTGGCCGCTGGCAGGATTCTGGAGCAAGGACGGCATCCTGTTCTATGCCTGGGAGAACACCCCGTGGTTCTTCTGGTTTGCCATGATCACCGTCTTCATGACGGCGTTTTACATGTTCCGCGCCGTCTTTATGACCTTCTATGGGGAGTTCAGGGGTGGAGACCCGCTGGGGTTGCCTCACTCGGAAAAGGCTGGGGAAGGTGCGCACCACGAGGTTCACCCGCACGAATCCCCGGCAGTGATGGTATGGCCAATGGTCGTGCTCTGCGTGCTGGCAATCGGAAGCGGCTGGACCGTCGGATCGCTAAGCGCAGTCGAATTCCTCGGCGGGGAATGGCATGGCTTTTTTGCTCCGTTCACCCAATTCGAATTCGACGCGGAGCACGCGTTGCCGCTCCTGGGGCTGATCGTGGCGCTGTCCGGTATCTTCACTGCTTATACGATCTACAGCGCGCAGTGGATATCCAACGAGGCCATCGGCAGACTGTTCAAACCTGTCCGCACGCTGTGGTATCGCAAATACTACATCGATGAATTATACGAAGATGTACTGGTGAGGGGAGTATTGATGAAGGGCGTTTTCGGAGCTCTTGCCTGGTTCGATACGATTGTCGTCGACGGCATCGTGAACGGAGCGGCCGCTCTGGGGCGTAGTTTTGGAGGCCTGGCGCGCAAGCTGGAAACAGGCCGGCTGCAGGAATACGGGATCGCGATGGGGTTCGGGTTGGTGGTGATCATGGCTGTGATCCTGATCGGGTTTCATTGGTGA
- the nuoK gene encoding NADH-quinone oxidoreductase subunit NuoK codes for MDVGLNHYLVLSAILFSIGLFGALSKRNAIGVLMCIEIMLNAVNIAVVAFSRYLVPDKVVLTGHVFALFVIVVAAAEAAVGLAIVIALYKNRETVDVQEADSMKG; via the coding sequence ATGGACGTTGGACTGAATCATTATCTGGTTCTATCGGCCATATTGTTCTCCATCGGCCTCTTTGGGGCGCTTTCCAAGCGCAACGCCATCGGGGTTCTGATGTGTATTGAGATCATGCTCAATGCGGTCAACATCGCGGTGGTGGCGTTCTCACGATATCTGGTGCCGGACAAGGTGGTTCTGACCGGGCATGTCTTTGCGCTGTTTGTCATCGTTGTGGCTGCGGCCGAGGCTGCCGTGGGGCTGGCTATCGTGATTGCGCTCTACAAGAATCGCGAGACCGTGGATGTCCAGGAAGCCGATTCGATGAAAGGATAG
- a CDS encoding NADH-quinone oxidoreductase subunit J: MGVDIAFWIFAIVGVIAAIGVVALRNLFRAALMLVLCFFTVAGIYASLSADFLAVAQVLVYMGAISVLIIFAVMLTKQVRSGNPFSRAWPLALVTCACLMGLLIFGFVDTTWPSINASQIDAVNLVAENEPTTGPIADAIFNEDVGFLLPFEIAATLILAAVLGAIALMRDK, from the coding sequence ATGGGTGTTGATATTGCTTTCTGGATTTTCGCCATTGTGGGCGTGATCGCTGCCATCGGGGTGGTGGCTCTACGCAACCTGTTCCGGGCGGCATTGATGCTGGTGCTGTGCTTCTTCACCGTCGCCGGGATCTATGCCAGCCTGAGCGCCGACTTCCTGGCGGTAGCGCAAGTGCTGGTTTACATGGGCGCCATTTCGGTGCTGATCATCTTCGCCGTGATGCTGACCAAACAAGTCAGGAGCGGCAATCCTTTCAGCCGGGCCTGGCCTCTGGCTTTGGTCACATGTGCCTGTTTGATGGGATTGCTGATCTTTGGATTCGTCGATACCACCTGGCCTTCTATCAACGCCTCGCAGATCGATGCGGTGAATCTCGTAGCCGAAAACGAACCCACTACAGGACCTATCGCCGACGCCATATTCAATGAGGATGTAGGATTCCTGCTTCCGTTCGAGATAGCGGCGACGCTGATCCTGGCTGCCGTTCTGGGAGCCATCGCACTGATGAGGGATAAGTAA